The genomic interval ATCCACTTGCATGGGTGCGGAGTAGTTATCGAAGCTGTCCGGAAATGAAGGGATTGCATACAAATATGATTAGAGAAGATCAACGAGTATATGTACAGAGTTGGAAAACACTTACACTGTAGGCACATATTCACCGGGAAAACTGTCTGTTGTGTAGGAGATTAGCATGCAAGTCTTTCCGACGGTACCGTCACCAACGACGACACATTTTATGGGTCTTCCGGTTGACATCGTCGAGTCGTGACTGTATTTGCTGAATGAGCGAAATGTGAATGTGAGTGTGCTTTTCGTCAGAATATCTTGTTTTGAATGAATGCGTGcgcatttaattcaattaattaagcTATACTTGAGGCAATAAACTCTATACCCAACTCTCTACATCTTATCTGACGGCGCAatgatatgtatgtatgtaagtaaatatataaatatatacatatatctgaaCAAACGAACACACACTGacaatttaattacttttagtGCCACGGCGAGTGTacacttatatacatatatttatatatacgatCAAAGGCTGGCATCAAAAGGTGTGTCCCAGCCGCAAACATAATAAAACGAAAGTTTTATATACACTTCAGggcattttctttgttttttgcaaataatatttacgAAAATAGATCATGATGCGGTAAAGACTGCGACACACATAGAGAAATTGCGGAACACCAATATCTAGATACCCTTACTTATTGAAAAATATCTAAAAGAAAACTGAGAAAACCATAAATCCATATTTATTCGGAAGCCTGTCAGATGTACATATGATATATTGCACAGATCTGGTCGCTTCaggcatattttatatattatataataaacaacaaaataaataggtatatatctatatgaaaatattactGGGTTGAAATGAAATAGTATCTCAGAAAATATGGTGCCAACTGTATGTGCGTAGAGAGTGTAGTAATAATTTTAAGCCTGCAGAATTTGCTAGAAATTGATTTAAGCTATCAATTGATCATgaatacacatatgtacatatagtaTGTACATACATCATTATATACACTATTTTCAACTTAGGGATGCCTCCTTCAATGTGTTACAGATTTCatcacaaaattaaattactcTCTCTCgtactctcactctctttctctctctacgcacacacacgcgcgcacacacaacaGCAAAATGGCAATAGTGTCGTCGACAAGAGCCCTCGGGGGCGCCAATGGAGCAGTGCGTCTGAATGGGCGTCGAGGCAAACTGGAGGGGCGGCAACAGACGAATGCGCCCAAATGTTGGACGGACGCGCATTGTTAAAAATAGACACAATTAAGTACTAATAATGCAGGCGGTGGCAGCGCTTGCGACCCCGCCACAGACAAGCGGCTGGGCTTTAACCGTAATTTGTAATGCCAATTCAATTACAGTTTAAGTGAAAAAGCAGCGGACATATCATTGCAGGCACATGCAATGCAACTGCAGAGCAGGGCGCGCtgatctctccctctctcttatTGTTATGGTCgagcgctgctgcagcgctgGACATTCGTCACTTTcgctctgttgttgttttgctctCAGCGGGCGCCGCAACCGCAGGCCGCTGCAAGCAGCTGCGGCACGTTCACATTTTGCGTGCAGTTTAGCTTATATTGATATACACAAgcaaatgtatatgtatgtatataaccAGGTTAATACCGTTTCTTAACTATCCTTTGTCTGCGGCGGCAGATTGGAATCGTGTATTGTATTCGAGCTGTTTTGTACTATGCTTATATCActggtatttgtatttgtatgcaGCACACACTTATGCACATGTAATGCGTTGGtaaacacgcatacacacactaaCGTTTCAACTAACTTTAAcactattttattattatttttataaattaataattatttaagtgGCAGCGCAGcgtttgtattttctttaattctgcttttttgttgtacaccaacactcacgcacacacgcgcacacatacacgcctTCTTTTGACAGCGTCGCTCAACTCTGACAAGCAGTGTTGCAATGCGTGTCAGCGAAATCATCGTTTTTAACGCTGCACAACACTCAGAGTTATTATGTTGGCTGAAATgagtaaattgttttttgtcaGCCGTCTTAGCAGTTATAATAAACTAATTCAAGGCGCACTTGGTTCAAAATCGTGCAGAAAAAAATTTTGTCTGAGTGCTGCCAAATATTCGGATACGGGTCAAAGCGATGCACCAAGCGTGTTGGTCGAAAAAGATGCCAACATAACATTGATTGGTATCAACAGAGAGCAACAGCGCAATTCAATTGATGCAGCCACCGCGGTGAAGCTAAGCGAGGCCATCAATCAATTTGAGGCGGATGACACGTCGCCTGTGGGAGTGCTATACGGCGTGGGCGGCTCTTTCTCGGCGGGCTATGATTTGAAAGAATTGGAAGCGGAGGCGCAACGCGGCAGTCTGAACTTTTTGCTGCGCCATGAGGGCTCGGTGGGTCCCACAAGGCGCCACCTACGCAAACCCATTATATGCGGTATCAGCGGTTTCTGTGTGGCCAGCGGGCTAGAGCTGGCACTACTCTGCGATCTTCGAGTCATGGAAGACACGGCTGTGTTAGGCTTCTTCAACCGCCGGTTGGGCGTGCCCATAAGCGATGGCGGCACCGTGCGTCTGGTTGCCGCGGTGGGCTACTCAAATGCTGTCGATATTATAGAGACGGGTCGGCGCGTGTACGCCACAGAGGCACTGCGCATTGGACTAGTCAATCGAATTGTGGCCACAGGCACAGCGCTGGGCCAGGCAGTCAACCTGGCATTTTCGATAGCCAAGTTTCCATTGGCCTCGCTGCAGCACGATCGTAATGCGACACTGGATAATGCCAATGTCTATGCGCGTCCAGGTTTTCATTCAGCCGTAAGCAACGAAATCATGAATGTGACTGCGGCCATGGTGACAGATATGCAGGAGGGCGTCAAGCGTTTCAAGACatgtaaatacatttcatTATAAGACgtgcttttttaataaatcCTCTCTACGCAGCTGAAGTTAAAGGCCCCAAAACGGATGCCTGGCACATCAAGCAGAATTCTCTACCGGATTGGGAGAGAGCCGAAATCGAAATAGAGCAACAGCTAAAGGAgaagaaataacaaaattgcAATATTCCACATCTCAAATGCATTTAGTGCAATAGCAtgtaatatatgtaaataagaatggtttttatttgtttattttttgttgctgttgtttgtttattcacatataatatattttataaattagttGCACACTTAAATCGTTTACGATTTGAGTTTTGAGTTTACTTCAATATTcacaacaattacaataacGAAATTTCCTTGAAATTAAGCCTAACTACAAAAAAGAGAATAAGAGAAAAAGCACAAAATTtgtttcgtgtgtgtgtgtgtgtgtgtgtgtgcggttgtGTATATGTAAGAATGTTTGTTTCACAATAagtttataatatataaaaaatatgctaGTATTAAGTACTCGTacacacatttaattttttttaaatgttaggCCAAGCGAGCTCTTGttaattctttgtttttgattcAAGCGATTTTTGCTGTtaataagtacatatatatatatatatgaatatatttttatctttaAATGGTTGTTACTTATGGCCTAAAAATTGTTAACGAAAggaattgttattattgcacTTAAGTCgagaaaaaacaaacgaagCTCAATGCAAAAAAGGCTGCTGTTGTACAAACTAGTTTAAAAATCGactgaaaaatcattttcataCAGTTACGCACATTTAAATGCGCACGCGTAcgcacattttgttgttgtatttttcttgTAATTCATCGTACATCATTAATGCTAAACATTTACAATCGTTTATTATACTTAAGCCAAAAAGTTTGTCATACAAATATTGCACAAAAAATGGATCGGACTGTGAGTTTTGCACACCAATATCAAATTGCTAAACCTTCAATCAAGTGGTGGTATGAGTTCATATATCGTTTCAGATATTATATATGGTATTCAGAAACCTAAAGACCACAATACAataagtacatatacatatttacaaatgaAAAAGCCAAGGCGCGCCttctgtataaaaaatatgcgTTATaaagcaattgcaatttgctgCGACATTAGCTGGCGGCGTGCTATAAGTACTAtatagttatttatatatatatatagatatatgctTCACGGTAATATAGCATTAGGCATATGCTTAATATCCAATTACTTGAGACGCTGTGTTACATTGGCCAGCGCCACGGCAAATGCCTGCAGCGCCGAGAAGGGATACTGAAAATCCAAGGTGTACGCATTGCCATCAATGCGTCCAAACTGCATCACCTGTAAGATATCaagagttttatatatatattatctaaaTATGGTCACATACATAACGGTATATTGCGTATTCACTAAATGTGATCAAAAATAATCTTCGGCAGGCCGAATATAGCAGTTATTTATGGTTAGAGATTGATTTGGGTCCGCACCTGCTTGCCACGAAATTCAATTTGGAAATTCTTGGCCGACTCCTGGGTGACGCGTCCGCCAAAGTCCAGCTGATATACTTGGCTCATCTCGTTCCACATGGGCGCCTTGTTGTGCATCACGAATTCGCGACGCACTGGCGCCGTATTGGCGCAACTGGCACTGCCATTTGGCTCGATCTTGCCACGTTTAAGCTGCATATAGGAAAGCAGGTTATGTTTATGAATTGGATTCATTTACCAGCTGCAGAGCTCACCTTCTGGCGCAGCTGCGCCTTTTGGAATGTTTCCAGATCGCGATACTGTtttccattgccattgccattgccggTGCTGCCCATTTCCTCGCCGGAGCCATTCGTAAGATTGCCCTCATCGTCGGAGCTCTCAATGATGCTCGGCTTCTTACGCTGACGGCGATTCAGGAGCGGCGAGTTGAGTATGTGGCGTATGGGCGAGTTGCTCTGTTGTCGCTTGTTCTTCTTGCTGGCCGCCGGCGAGGCGGGTGAGCTGCGCGGCAAACGCTGCGGCGTCGATGGC from Drosophila virilis strain 15010-1051.87 chromosome 2, Dvir_AGI_RSII-ME, whole genome shotgun sequence carries:
- the LOC6632303 gene encoding probable enoyl-CoA hydratase, producing MLAEMSKLFFVSRLSSYNKLIQGALGSKSCRKKFCLSAAKYSDTGQSDAPSVLVEKDANITLIGINREQQRNSIDAATAVKLSEAINQFEADDTSPVGVLYGVGGSFSAGYDLKELEAEAQRGSLNFLLRHEGSVGPTRRHLRKPIICGISGFCVASGLELALLCDLRVMEDTAVLGFFNRRLGVPISDGGTVRLVAAVGYSNAVDIIETGRRVYATEALRIGLVNRIVATGTALGQAVNLAFSIAKFPLASLQHDRNATLDNANVYARPGFHSAVSNEIMNVTAAMVTDMQEGVKRFKTSEVKGPKTDAWHIKQNSLPDWERAEIEIEQQLKEKK